The window aTCAAACAGCTATTTAATTATGtacataataataacaataaacgCACTCCCTACTAGAAACTTGTGTCTAAGAGATTAAAATGTCACGAGTTTGATTCTCCCTACCAACGCAATACTTTAATTTGAAGTGTATTGACTATAGGTTTTAGCttcctaaaaataaaataaaaacaataagaaGAATATTTGCCCCTTCCTCTTCCTTAGGAGAGGGATCAAGaacatttgaataaatttttcctttactttattaatattatataacttcgTTTGGTAAATGATTTACTTTACATGAATGTAAGGTTAGCTTAAATCGGTTACCATATTCTCATGAAGAAGCTGATGAAGGAACTGGTGTCGGAACTCGCAGCATTTGTTGCAACAAACGAGCTCCCAGACGCTGAGTTATTCCACCAATTACAAGACCACCAAGCATTCGTGCCTCGGGCTCTTGAATGACCTGTAATCAGTTCAATCTCTAGTTTGTCAACTTCATCTACAttatgcttatatatatataatttcatttactATATTTACAATCAAATCCTAGCCCTACTGGTTTGCATATATATACTGGGCATGGTTAGAGTGTGTGCTTCCTAAGCAGAAGGTCACTAGCTTGACCCTCACTTGGTGCATTTCAAAACCAATATAACTACAAATGGTTCTACATCTACTTCATAATATAAATGATCATAGAGGTCAAGAAGAGTAAGAAGAAATAAGTTTGCACCTGCAATATAGGCTGCAAAAGGGCAGGATCAAAATTCTGTGAGGATCGGAGGAGGCTCCATATTCTTGAGACCTGTTCCCTCAAATCCATCATGGTTTCTCGTTCAGCATCATTCATCAGAACAGGTCCAGTGGTACTCCCATTAAAGACAATAGACCTCATGAACGGAGGTATGTATGTGTAACTGTCTATAATTGAGCCCAGAACAAAAGCTTCTGTAACCCGAGTGGCTTCTTTTACAACCAAAACCCGGAGTGATTCACCATCTGGCCCTAGTAATAGCTTCAGAACAGGTTGTAAAGCCTCTTTTGCAGAGAAATCCTTATCCTTCTTCCCCTGAACAAGTAGATTTTCTAGTCTATTCCATCTGCACAAGGGATTTCATGTTTCAGCTTTACTCTCACTTCATGTAAGGAACAGAAAAactagagcttgtttgatgtagttttttttttctaactatatgaattttttggggaaaaaaCATGTTTGATGAAGAAGTAGATTATTTGAGGTTATTTGggttaaaaaactaaaatatcttgtgaatttaatattgaaaatgttataaaaataaagggtaatttgttattttggtttatgtgataaataattgataatggGAAAAGGGGTTATAACCCTATATCAAATAAGGCCTAAGACATTAGAAAAGAAAACCTGAATCTTCCATCTTTAAAGAGTAACTCAATAAGAGCATCTCTGAGATAGGGATTGGGATCTGTGAGGAGTCTTTTTGCAAAATATGGATATGAAGCAGCCAATACTTTGAAATTAGGATCAGCATATAAGGCCAACCCTTCTAGAACCGTAAGTGACCTCAGTATCAAAGCATAATAAGCTGGGACTGCAAAACAAAGTCATAGAACCAAAAGTCATCGCACTAAAAATTGAGGATATTAGCATATTCCTACAGGAGGTAGCTCTAGAATTTTCTTCAGTCAACAAACCAAACTTTTATGTCCATCAATAAAATCCTAGGCAGTGTTTCATAACACAACTCATTacttattctaaattattaactgcttacttaaaattaaattcatttaataactcttatataaaaataacttaattattcaGATTTAACTCAAATTAAGCTAATTCGGTAAGTTATGAATGACTTAACATGGTAATAATAAGAGGGTACAAACGACGATTTTAACCCATGTAAATTAATCGGATAAAATAGTCTTTAAGTACTTTCCTAATATTAGTTctacattttatcaaataaacttACATATGAAgtacttaaaattcaaatattttcatttgatttattcaatatttatttttcaaactctaATTCAGTGTTTAACACttaaatttatagttatattaAATGAATCCCTAGTCCGTTAAAAGATATAGGAAGCCACTTGCAACATCAGTTTGACAATAATAAAGTAACTTTTCAAAGAGTGAGACATGGAAGCGCACCATTAAATGGATATTGGTATAGAACTGCACCAAGACCGTCAACTATCGTTTTGAAGTTAAGTTCACTCACAGTTGAATTAAGTGCATCGTCAAAAAAGGCCCGAAGTGCTGGTACAATTGGAGTAACATCTACATCAGGCGACAAGAAATCTAACGCATAGTAATCACGTGCCATAGCTTCATAATCTCGATTCACCATGTGAACAACATGACCAATAATAGCAGACCTTGCTTCTTCAGGGGTTTCACTCATCATTCCAAAATCAAGAAAGGCAAGTTTTCCGTCTGGTGTTGCCAAGAGATTGCCAGGATGAGGATCAGCATGGAAGTATCCATACTCAAGCAGTTGTCTAAGGCTACATTGAATACCAACATTCACCAAATCCAAAACTTTCAATCCCTGTCTTTCAATAGCCGCCTGTTCATTCAGTTTTACCCCCTCAACCCAATCCATTGTCAACACTTTTCCACTCGTATAATCCCAGAAGATATCAGGGACAAGGACCTCTTCCTTGTCAGCATATAACGTTTTAAATCTCTTCGCATTCTGTCCCTCCTGCAAAAGACCAATCAAATATGCATTTGATTCACGTAGTCAAGCAAAGCAGCAAACCAGAAAACTGCTATTAATCCTTCCTACTTACAGagatttttcataaaaaatctgATCTGATGAAAAGTGGATTAGTGGGTTAAATCACTAAAATATACTTtggatttaatattttaaaatgttacaaGTTAAAGTaagagtattttagttgatgatttgaatgacgATGGCATAAAGTATCAAACATATTCAGAAATGTGAGATTATGAGCCAGAGCATGATTTAGACACTAACCTGGACATAATTAAGCTCTTGATAAACTCTACGAGCAAATTCATCAACAAGGGCTACAACATCACTggaaattatatcaacatatttatttataagtgaTCCTAGACCTCTTATTAGATAAAAGTCAAGTCCAACTGCTTCTTCAATACCAGGGCGCTGCACCTTGACGGCAACAATCTGGCCGGAATACTTTAATTGTGCTTTATAAACCTGACCCAAACTGGCGGCAGCAATTGGAGATGGAGATATTTCTGAGTACATAGAGTCAAGAGGGAGTCCCAACTCTTTCTCAATGCATGCAAAAGCTTCTGCATCTGGAAAAGTTGGCAAAGCATCCTGTTcaattaataataagtttagAATGTTAGCTTGGAGTTCTTCACATGTAAATCACAATCTACACAAATATAGAGCCTGTGATTTTCTTACACAAATGCACTATGGTTTTTCAGTTGGACAGAGccttatcaattttatttttttgagaacCAAGAGACACTAGCGGGATATTTGTATTATTCTAATGTTCATACacacaaaaactttatatattgttatatcATGTCTTCTAGAAGTGCAGTACTTAGAATTAAGGGTGGCAACCCAACCGCCCTAACCGACCCTATCAGAACCGAAAAACATCCAATCTGTCAATATAGTGTCTTGATAGTGTATCAACCGAGATCTATCAAAGTCGGATATATGATTAGCCATACTTGAAACTATTGAAGTGGTAACATTTGTTCATTTATGATTTCTCATTGATTATATATGCATGTACCGGTTCACCATTTCTTCTGATTATAGGCACAAAGAATTAACTGTGTCATAGAAATTTGAAACAAAACATGGTTTGTAAGATGACAGATAGTTTCTGCTAAATCGGTTCAAGAGTATCTTAACATGAGAAAGTATCCAAAAACAGGGCTAAAGTTATATCATAGAATAGTTAATGGCTTTCAGAATAGGAAAATCTCAAAAGCAGCAATTCACAAAAGCAAATTACCTGAAGTTCAGAAAGCTCTTCGAGGTACTCAGGCGGACAAAGGTCAGGTCTGGTAGACAAACCTTGTCCAATTTTAACAAAAGTTGGTCCCAATCTAGTCAGAATCCCTCGTAGCTCAACAGCCCGAACTTTTTGCTTCAGTACTAACTGACCGTTAAGCTGATCTAGCCACAATTTGAATGCAAACGAACCAATTCCccaaaaaatctcaaaagtcCTCCTGAATACCTACAGAAGCAagcaaaaacaaattcaatttgaaataaaacCGCGACAAATCAATCAATTACGAAATTCAATCCGAAATCTCACAGTAGTAACCTTAATTGGAAGACGTTTGTATTTGGCAGAAAGAATTTCCGCATTATAGACGGATGCATTTACAGCGCGAGTCAGAGCTTTAGCCTCGGCTTGAACTTCCTCAGTTCGATCCTTATAAGACGGAATTACGGAGCTTCCAGAAGCGGTCGTAATTACGGCGTTCCCATTCAAGGAAGCCGGTTCGGCTGTAATAACTTGGACGGAACGCGGTCTGGCCTCTACTAAAGCAGCTCTGGCTACCTTCCTTGTAGAAGTTATATTAATCGGTACACCTAATGGCGTGGCGTGCATAGGTAAGGGTAGAGAGCGGTAAGCGGCGGTGGATGGAAAGAGCGTCGGCGAGGTCATGGCTGTTGGAGGTGGAACAGTCTCAAGATGAGAAGGAACGAGATAATGGAGTCATGTGTCGTCGTTGTCGTCCTCTTCTCAAGTTAGATCTTTTGAGaaaccattttatttttatggcTCATAATAATCTTTGATTTGCTGGGAAGAGTTGAGAGGACGGGGTGGAGTAAATGGACCAGAGAATTCCCAATTCCGCGACGCAACAAGCAATTTAACCACCGGTTAGGATTGCACCACATTGCAGTGAGACCGACccaaatttgtattaaatgTCATCATAGTCAATCTTAAGTTATTTAGATATCTACATAATTGGAAGCTCGAAAGGAAAACGTTTAGTGATGGTGATCGACCAATCTGTGTACTTCACAACGCTATTATTATAACGATATGAGTCCATATAAACTATTTGGCTCGAAAGGAAAACGTTTAGTGATTGCGGTCGACCAATCTGTTTACTTCACAACGCTATTATTATAACGATAAAGGTATCGGTTATGACTCATTAATCATGACAATATCTAttgtatttttatcatttacatcatattacatagatttaaaaaaaaaaatgatttttgaaaaatatctcaatttacatttttttaattacaattatttatcttattgcTTGCATTATTTCCCATTTGTtccttaataaaattattactataaatgagataaaacaaataaaatcaacacAATCTTAAATACAACATATTACATCAAATTCAGATAAGAAACATAGAAAATACTGGTTTTGAACCATGCTCATTACATGCGAAGTACAACACATTAAGGTCTATTCAGTTACACTATATAAGTGGGTATGGTTTAATGAAAGAAGTCTAGGAAACCACAGGCCCATAATATGTGGATAACACTCGAAAATGGTAAAAGAATTTGTAGTTTTCAATGAAAATACATGCGGAAGGAAACGATTGCGGTTCTTATTGAAAATCAGAGATGTAGCCTTCTTTCTTCTATTTTTGTACGCATCTTATACTGCAATGTGGCAGGTGCACAATCCAGAGGCGTTTCCCCTGAAAATTTCAATACAGTCGATTTTGTTTGgtattttcaataaaacttaATCAAGGCACAAGCAAGCTTTCATTTGGTAAATTCTCGTGTTCTTGTAATTCTTCTTACCCTGAGAATTGCGGGCATTTGGTTCAGCCCCATTTTCAATGAGGGCAAAAACTATCTCAGTTTGATTAAAAACAGCTGCCTGCAAAGTGATACAGATATTAGATGATAAGAATATTCATAGATAATAGGTCTCTGTGGGGGATCAATTTTAACCAAGGAAATATGTGATAACAGAGAGTGAGATTACAATATGCAATAAAGACAATCCTTGCTTGTCGCAATAATTTGTATCCACTCCCTGGAAAAATAGTAATAATCAGACAACCATTATTAAATCATATTAGCTGATAAACCGAAATTATTACAATCGATCATAGCCACCTGCTTAATAAGCTCCTTGACAGACAAAACGTCGCCATTTTTTATTGCTTCTCTTAACCCCTGTGCAGTATATACAATAAGTAGCCAGCGTGGTATATGGAAATGACATTATTAtcccccatttggaaacacttattgcTTCTGTTACAGAAACAAAAGCAAAATTTTCAGTTTGTCTTTGactaaatttagtttccaaactttttttttaggTGACCGGGTTTATTCTCGGGGGTTGGCTAGCATGACCCCCACAGTCATGGTCCCTTTTTAAATCAGATTCAGAGGGTTCTTAGTGGGAATCGAACCTGAAACCTCTAGTTTCTTAGGTAAGACCCTTTCCACTTAAGTTACCTGGTGGATTGTTTCCAAACTTTTTGTATCTAGAAAAACGGGATCTGGatacataaaaaataagtgTTTCGAAATGGGGTTTCTTGGACAACCTAAGAGACACAAAAAAGTAAGTTATTATTTAACCAATTTAGAAGCTTGGTACCTCTCCACTAACTTCATAGTCCACAAGGCACTTTTCTGATGTTCCATTATGGAGTTGACCGAGATTAAACATAGAACTGAAAAACTTTTGTAAGTTATTTTGAGAAGAAAATATCTATGAATAACAGAATACCTCTCATAGGCTCATAGCACACCATCGAGATGAAATAGAAGTAACATTTTgtgcaaaaaaataaataaatcatattgcACCATTATAATATATCATAGTTACACATTTGAGTGGATAAATAGCCATCCAACAGAATACAAACAACTAGCCCAAGACAGTATCATTTGAAAgcacttttgtttttgtttctataATTGACTAAATTTTGTTTCCAAACATTTTTACATCAGAAAACTTTCCAGAtacagaaacaaaaacaaaagtgttTCCGGATGGGGCCACTAGTATGGCAACAAATTGATTCTCCATTATTAGTAATGGGAAAACATTGAATGATATGATGATTCCTGGGGATGTGGGGAAGAAAATTGAACAATAATATGCAGTGAGAGGAAGCTAAAAGTAGAATCAACTATAATGGTTAAAGAAATGGGAAGCACCTTCAAAAGACCAAAGTTCTCAAGCTGACTAAAATCGTGAGCCTAGGAAACTGCAGCATGTACAAATGAATGCActagtatatattatttttcatcaaatgcaatctctatattatttttcatcaagaAGAGTTTGCATCTTATGGTGGTGTTTTGCATGTGCAGATTGTCAGCGGTGAATATAATCAACAAGTCGATGAATAGTAGTATATAAACATACAATTGTTTGACGTTTGATGTCGAGCCTTTATTCTTTGGAATAACCTCCGTCCTTCTTGGTTTTGGATTTGACTGAGTTGTAGAAGTAGTCGTTATGTTATTCTGCAAGAAACAAAAGCAAAGTTATAGAGTTGAGAAAATGCTTAGAATAACATACAAAGTAGGCATGAGCCAACCTTAGATGTCACCACGGGATCCTTGGGGATAGCTGGAGCCTCACAAATGCACAATGGCATTCCACACTTGCATTCTGGAATATTTAGGGCTGAGATGGGACCAGAAGTTGGCGTTGGATTAAGATTCAGAGATGCATTAATGTCCAATTGTGCTATCGTGTCCTTTACAGAATCAACTTCATTTGAAAAAGGTGGTACATCATCTTTTGTCAACCTGTAGCCAAAACAAGATCAGAGTTTAAGATGAATCAAATCTATTGGTACGGATGTTTATGAGAAGATGAAAACAAATAGCCACATCTTCTCTGAGTTCCATAGAGAAACACTTCACTGAAGtacaaaaaaaaactagcatGAATTCCTACTCAGGAAAAGTCCACACATTAAAATACTCCCACAGAAGAAGATAGTTAATTAGTCAAGAGGTTTATTCTCCcactatatatacatataaatataatttaaaatagttgaaCAGTAAAGATAATGACCAAATGTATTTCATTTATAGCAGTATCAGCTGAACAAAATATACATAAGAAGGTGGACATGGGAACAAAATGGAGATGAacaagaagaataagaaagAATTACCGTTAGGAAAACACCTAGTAGATTTAATCTGAACAAGAACAATAACAATAGCCACATTTTCCACTGGTAAAATTCCAAAATCACAtctatgaaataatttattaacctAAAATTGATTTATTCTGAAATCTACAATCTAAAGTCTAACCCACACGTCATTCagaaattttcttatattttggcttgataaaataactttaaaatccaTATAATTCATAATGCCCCCCTTACCAAACAACATCCAAGAAGGTAATATATTGAACTGAGGGTTTTGAAGGTGACAAATTCAGCAAACTCTTTTGCCATAGTGTCAGAGGCAGAGCTGGTCATTTCAGTGTTCTCAAGGTGTGAAAAAGGTGAATTCCCTCATGGAAGAAAACTATGAATCAATTATTGTTATTCCCTAGATAATTTAAGAACATAAGCCCCCAATCTCAGTTCATTGAAAAGGAAaagtcaataaaaataaaataaaataaaaaggcaTCAAGCAACAGAATTATTCCattctaaaaatattaagatgCATTTGTACTTGGGAGGATAACTAAACAAGAATCTCAAGGATAACAACTTCATTTATCTAGTTGTCTATCCTGACTAAAGCAGAAGTGCATATGGTTATAAAGTAAAATGGAATACTACAAAatattcattcaaaataataatgtaagaaacataaatttaaaactaggAGAATGATAATCTATCTCTTTGTTCCATGAacataatattcattttcttttcaagATAGATGCAGTCACCTATTCTGATGCCATATCTTGCCACCTCTGCCCTTACACATACATACATGATTATAACCTCTCCCCACAAGTAACCAATCATGACATGCTTATCTCTTCCATCATgctacttaattttttttaaggaaaaaaaataaaagtaaatagcATGATGGAGATGTGATTTCAAGAAGTTCTATGTTACGACTCAAAATTGTAATGAACTGAATTGGATTCCAAAGAAGGGGAGATGAGAGAGTTCAGAAGATAAATGACACAtgttttacattattattatttggtctTTAGTAGAATTAACAATgtatatcttattattatattatagttataCTTCAGCTTCCTTGCACTTTTGTTCATTCTTATCCGCCACTTGATCTCAGCCGTTTATTCTCTTCAATCTATGCCCTTGCTTTACCAATAATCTCTAATCCAGCCCTAGTTTGTGACATTCTACTATTCAAAGACTAAATCAAAATGCTGTCATGGACAAAAGGTCTACTATTCCAAGAGGatttttcttcatatattttgattaataaacaaTAACAAGGGAAAGTACAATCTATAGGAAAAATTAGAAGATACTAAATAACGATGAAAACAACTACATAAGCATAAATAAGCTTTTGTTGGTAAGACACGACTCCAACCACTTGGGGTTAGTCTCTTGGAAAGACAAAAGTGTGGTTTGGAGTAGGACTAAGTTGATATTTCCACAGTTTTTCTTCAGAATAGATAACTATTTTAATGTCCCTATTTCCATTGCCTTTTCCGTATCTAAAACAAATAAAGTATGTGTGGGCATGAACCCAAGAAACCCAAATATGCATCACCACCATATAATCAAGTATTCAACATATTTGGCCATAAACAGTGAATTCTACATTAGAGGGTTAAGATTGTGAGGAGACCCACTGATTATATTCTGTTTAACCAAGTAAGAAGGGAAGATATGCACCCCATGTTATTTATGAAAGGAAAAGATGGACAATATTACCGAGAAGCATTGTTAAAACAGTCTGAGCAAACTCTGACAAGTGTGTTGATACCAAATTGTGGTAAGACCTGAAAATAAAATGAGGAAGCCCTAATATATACAACTATTTTCAACATCAGCCACTGAAAAATTAGCAAATTATCTGATACATGTCTCAGTTCCATAGCTCATACCATTTGATCTGATGAATGTTCACTGCATAAAGTCCGTCCACAACATCGGCAATGGTGCTGTAAATACAAATGTTAAAGATAAGGAAcaatagaaagaaagaaacacaAATATAGAAACACAGAGAACAAAAGCAGCTCATCATTGGATCTAATATGAAAGCATTAGGTTCCGGGTGTAATCTCTCTTTTGAATTTCAAGTCTATCATATTTCTGAAATTAAACTTTGCTTATAAAGAACGAAATGTTAGCCATAGATTAAGAGCTAAAACACAttaaaaagagagaagaaagttgCACGTGACTTGTCAATTTCACTCCATGTAATTGTTGGTAGAGATAAGGTGTGCAAATGAGTCTACCTTCTTTAGAAGAATCTTTGTGTTAGAGTTCAAACTCTAGGGTTTAAACAATCCAAGAAAAAGGGTGAGAAGTCGGAAGAAATCCAGACAAGAAATATAGAACCTTTCATAATCTTCGTTCCGTATCAATACTCCCTCCTAAAAAACGCTCGTCCTCAGATGTtggaaaaaaacataattttcctCTGTCAAAGACAATTCTGAATATGCCCTTTATGTCGTGCATTGTTCTCTTGCAAGAGTAAGACGAGTCAGTCGAAACATGTGATTGATCTCCAGTGGTACAAGCTGAAAAGATTGTCTTCCAAAAAAGTTTAGTTGTTTGTAACAACTTCTCAAACATAATGGAATTATCAGCATGTTGATCCTCTAAACATTGAGCACAAAAGAATTATGCTGTTCTTCTGATGGTTTCCCATGTAAATTGGTGAGAACTCATGAACATGTGGAATGGTCAACTAGAGATCATCAAAGCCTTGTCAACAACCATAGTGACTCCAACAGACATTTCATTGATAGCAACTAGACTATGGTTTGTTTGTATATCTTAGTGCTTGTTTTGTGGAATAATACGAGAATCTAAAGCAACAATTCATTTGATTCTCCACAAGAATCTTTAACTAGAGCATCCTATTATGTCATCCTCTGCCAAGACTAGCTCTTATTTCCTTATTGTCATGTTTGCTTTCGTCCATTTGTTGCTTCAAGATACCAATAATAGTATGTATTTGTGAAAgatcataattaataaaactgtTGACAAACCAACCTTTTGAATTCAATTCAAGAAAAGTGTCCATTCTCTAATTCTTCAGTATACCAAGACAACGCTTGGCCATACAGATGTCTCGACAACGTTGGTGAACCCGTAAAAGGTACCTCATTTTATCCAAAGAAGTTGATACACACTCGCCATGTGATCATTATCACATTGATGAAACCAAgagatataaaatttatagGGTTGAATTGATACAAGGAATTGACAAAATTAAGGTATGACTATAAAGTTATTGAGAAGATGGGCCAAGAGAATTAGAGTTGAGAATCAATAGAGTTATACCTAAATATAGAACTAACTACAGTAATCTTAATACAAAACTATTTCTAAATTAAATCTCCTAAGCTATTGTTCTCGTCTGATAATCCCTTCAAAGCCTTCAAATATATCTGAACccttaatatttatcaaaaacatcTCTAGTAAACGcggttttcacatttttcttaGCTTTATATGATAGTGCAGACCACTTTCTTGAGCACAAGTATAAAGTGTTCTATCTGTATGCTAACAATTGAATCGGCTGGTTTGATTACAGTCTTGTTGAACTCAGAAGACTTTCATTAGCCGAATTAGCAGA is drawn from Impatiens glandulifera chromosome 3, dImpGla2.1, whole genome shotgun sequence and contains these coding sequences:
- the LOC124929016 gene encoding protein ACTIVITY OF BC1 COMPLEX KINASE 3, chloroplastic — its product is MTSPTLFPSTAAYRSLPLPMHATPLGVPINITSTRKVARAALVEARPRSVQVITAEPASLNGNAVITTASGSSVIPSYKDRTEEVQAEAKALTRAVNASVYNAEILSAKYKRLPIKVFRRTFEIFWGIGSFAFKLWLDQLNGQLVLKQKVRAVELRGILTRLGPTFVKIGQGLSTRPDLCPPEYLEELSELQDALPTFPDAEAFACIEKELGLPLDSMYSEISPSPIAAASLGQVYKAQLKYSGQIVAVKVQRPGIEEAVGLDFYLIRGLGSLINKYVDIISSDVVALVDEFARRVYQELNYVQEGQNAKRFKTLYADKEEVLVPDIFWDYTSGKVLTMDWVEGVKLNEQAAIERQGLKVLDLVNVGIQCSLRQLLEYGYFHADPHPGNLLATPDGKLAFLDFGMMSETPEEARSAIIGHVVHMVNRDYEAMARDYYALDFLSPDVDVTPIVPALRAFFDDALNSTVSELNFKTIVDGLGAVLYQYPFNVPAYYALILRSLTVLEGLALYADPNFKVLAASYPYFAKRLLTDPNPYLRDALIELLFKDGRFRWNRLENLLVQGKKDKDFSAKEALQPVLKLLLGPDGESLRVLVVKEATRVTEAFVLGSIIDSYTYIPPFMRSIVFNGSTTGPVLMNDAERETMMDLREQVSRIWSLLRSSQNFDPALLQPILQVIQEPEARMLGGLVIGGITQRLGARLLQQMLRVPTPVPSSASS
- the LOC124932889 gene encoding zinc finger FYVE domain-containing protein 16, with the translated sequence MEPPPFQEASRCDVCKCSFTAFRRRHHCRCCGRTLCSEHSSDQMVLPQFGINTLVRVCSDCFNNASRLTKDDVPPFSNEVDSVKDTIAQLDINASLNLNPTPTSGPISALNIPECKCGMPLCICEAPAIPKDPVVTSKNNITTTSTTQSNPKPRRTEVIPKNKGSTSNVKQFSMFNLGQLHNGTSEKCLVDYEVSGEGLREAIKNGDVLSVKELIKQGVDTNYCDKQGLSLLHIAAVFNQTEIVFALIENGAEPNARNSQGETPLDCAPATLQYKMRTKIEERRLHL